Proteins from a genomic interval of Paenibacillus sp. FSL H8-0048:
- a CDS encoding CLC_0170 family protein — MIRLLGSLAGIMLVSAMLLLVVDIRIYSNRGWLREKKYARVVAWSYIVLSLMICIGLLLYI; from the coding sequence ATGATCCGGTTGCTGGGAAGCCTAGCCGGGATAATGTTGGTCTCGGCAATGCTCCTGTTGGTGGTGGATATCCGAATTTACAGTAACCGGGGCTGGCTCCGGGAGAAAAAATACGCCAGAGTCGTGGCTTGGAGCTATATCGTGCTCTCCCTGATGATCTGTATCGGCCTGCTCCTCTATATCTAG
- a CDS encoding Ger(x)C family spore germination protein: MNIQLPRTLALLLLLAIAAPLLSGCWDQVEIEDRALVLGLSIDKISADDTQKEDRVTHIHDNSLPTEMISVTAQIAVPGRVPLGPGTGGSAGEGKTSPVWVVSVRGISLDDAMNNLQQQIADPRYLVHLRIIIISEEIARGSLAELNDYLRRNPEIRRRTWLLVSEGRASGFMDVNPPLQRVPTLYILSMMEKSVSSGKFPRDYIGTFWSADSRWGQSAYLPYVALRNKDNILIAGLAYFSGGRMAGKTAPIEIGGFMAMQGMDPGGYSTLLRTQELGIVMTKINERFTRTRSYIKDGKPYLSYEIFLEGDLDEHYSSDVPVNSPQKLHEIERDFEQQIQTVLHGLVKQTQQDHSDIFGMGEQIRSHHPGYWREHIHGKNDWESLYSSVGVEIRLTLHIRRVGLKHD, encoded by the coding sequence ATGAATATACAGCTTCCGCGCACGCTCGCCCTGCTCCTATTGCTGGCGATAGCCGCCCCGCTGCTCAGCGGATGCTGGGATCAGGTGGAGATTGAGGACCGTGCGCTGGTTCTTGGCTTATCCATTGACAAGATCTCTGCAGACGATACGCAAAAAGAAGACCGGGTGACTCACATCCATGATAACTCTCTGCCTACGGAGATGATCAGTGTCACCGCTCAGATTGCCGTCCCGGGCAGAGTCCCGCTGGGCCCCGGCACCGGCGGCAGCGCAGGGGAAGGCAAGACGAGTCCCGTCTGGGTAGTCAGCGTGCGCGGCATCTCTCTCGACGATGCCATGAATAATCTGCAGCAGCAGATTGCCGACCCGCGTTATCTGGTCCACCTGCGGATCATCATTATCAGCGAGGAGATTGCCCGGGGCAGCCTTGCCGAGCTGAATGATTATCTGCGGCGCAACCCGGAAATCCGGCGCAGAACCTGGCTGCTCGTCTCCGAGGGCCGCGCGTCCGGCTTCATGGATGTGAACCCGCCGCTGCAGCGTGTGCCCACTCTTTATATTTTGTCCATGATGGAGAAGTCCGTCTCCTCCGGCAAATTCCCCCGGGATTATATCGGCACCTTCTGGTCAGCCGACTCCAGGTGGGGACAAAGTGCTTATCTGCCTTATGTGGCACTGCGCAACAAGGATAATATCCTCATTGCTGGGCTGGCTTATTTCAGCGGCGGCCGGATGGCGGGCAAAACGGCCCCGATTGAGATTGGCGGGTTCATGGCGATGCAGGGGATGGACCCCGGCGGCTATTCCACTCTCCTCCGTACGCAGGAGCTGGGGATTGTTATGACCAAGATCAATGAACGCTTCACCCGCACCAGGAGCTATATTAAGGACGGCAAGCCTTATTTGTCCTATGAGATCTTCCTGGAGGGAGATTTGGATGAGCATTACAGCAGCGATGTTCCCGTCAATTCCCCGCAGAAGCTGCATGAGATCGAGCGGGATTTCGAGCAGCAGATTCAGACGGTGCTGCACGGACTGGTGAAGCAGACCCAGCAGGACCACTCTGATATTTTTGGCATGGGCGAACAGATCAGAAGCCATCATCCCGGCTACTGGAGGGAACACATCCACGGCAAAAACGACTGGGAGAGCCTGTACAGCAGTGTTGGTGTAGAGATCAGACTGACTCTGCATATCCGCAGAGTCGGCCTCAAGCATGACTAA
- a CDS encoding RluA family pseudouridine synthase, whose product MNTRRTRNQGNRTSNHKQGARSGAPAKPAAAPKSYTVAEPAELLAFLLKTITNKGRNSIKSMLSRGQVAVNGKPVTKHNHPLHPGQTVTIDQEKPAEAKELLGLTIVHEDDDIIVIQKDAGLLSIATGEDNELTAYRQLMEHVRLSNPKNRVYVVHRLDRDTSGVMMFARSEAIQQALQNSWKETVKERSYVALVEGAVKKSEGTISSWLKETSTLKMYSSPHEGDGLHAVTRYKLIQANRHFSLLEVHLETGRKNQIRVHMSDIGHPIAGDKKYGAETKAVGRLGLHARVLSFVHPTTGEILTFESAIPKTFLKYTAPAPTN is encoded by the coding sequence ATGAATACAAGAAGAACCAGAAATCAGGGGAACAGAACCTCTAACCATAAACAGGGAGCAAGATCCGGAGCCCCGGCCAAGCCGGCAGCTGCACCCAAATCCTACACGGTAGCCGAGCCTGCGGAACTGCTTGCTTTTCTGCTGAAGACGATTACGAACAAGGGGCGCAACTCGATCAAATCCATGCTCTCCCGCGGGCAGGTTGCTGTGAACGGCAAGCCGGTGACGAAGCATAACCATCCTCTCCATCCCGGCCAGACCGTGACGATTGACCAGGAGAAGCCTGCTGAAGCCAAGGAGCTGCTGGGACTGACCATTGTCCATGAAGATGACGATATTATCGTGATTCAGAAGGATGCGGGACTCCTGTCTATCGCTACCGGAGAAGATAATGAACTGACGGCTTACCGCCAGCTGATGGAGCATGTCCGCCTGAGCAATCCGAAGAACCGCGTCTATGTGGTGCACCGGCTGGACCGTGATACCTCGGGTGTCATGATGTTTGCCCGCAGCGAGGCAATTCAGCAGGCCCTCCAGAACAGCTGGAAGGAGACCGTCAAGGAACGCTCCTACGTGGCTCTGGTGGAGGGCGCGGTCAAGAAATCCGAAGGCACAATCAGCTCCTGGCTGAAGGAGACTTCCACGCTGAAGATGTACTCCAGTCCGCATGAGGGAGACGGACTGCATGCCGTAACCCGCTATAAGCTGATCCAGGCGAACCGCCACTTCTCTCTGCTGGAGGTGCACTTAGAGACCGGACGGAAGAATCAGATCCGTGTCCATATGTCCGACATCGGCCATCCGATTGCCGGGGACAAGAAGTACGGCGCAGAGACCAAGGCGGTCGGCCGTCTCGGCCTGCATGCCCGTGTGCTCTCGTTCGTTCATCCGACCACAGGCGAGATTCTGACGTTTGAGAGTGCGATCCCGAAGACTTTTCTGAAATACACGGCACCGGCACCTACGAACTAA
- a CDS encoding GerAB/ArcD/ProY family transporter, with translation MNNPRQITTLRAAAVISSTIIGVGILSFPRYMTEAGNSSAPLVALCGVLLSFISYWLLASLCQRFPQETLFVFSRRLIGRPLAAIFTVVIMLLFIVLTGLTVRQFGDVATTVLYKKTPIEATIFLMLLISLLSSRRNVVKFSYIHFFYLPLITGSILVTILLSLKNVDILNLQPVLMPPSFQFWKGVREATYLFQSSFVIVLLIPFMEKPGHAVRAGAWAIFLSGAIYVLIVIASVGIFGAEETKLLIYPTLEMARSAAFGEGFLERLDAIFIIIWVISVYTTIYTTYYISAYLLHKLLRFRDQRMASTILLPVVFILAMLPSNVFESYRWALHLGNAGMMLMFGYPLLLWTVYLLRRHKKKVTS, from the coding sequence ATGAATAATCCGCGCCAGATTACGACTCTGCGCGCAGCAGCCGTGATCAGCAGCACCATTATCGGAGTGGGCATCCTCAGCTTCCCGCGTTATATGACCGAAGCAGGCAACAGCAGCGCTCCCCTTGTTGCGCTCTGCGGTGTACTGCTCTCCTTCATCAGCTACTGGCTCCTGGCCTCCCTCTGTCAGCGGTTTCCGCAGGAGACCCTGTTTGTGTTCAGCCGCCGCCTGATTGGACGCCCGCTTGCTGCTATTTTCACTGTGGTAATTATGCTGCTGTTCATTGTACTCACCGGCCTCACTGTACGCCAATTCGGGGATGTTGCCACAACCGTGCTGTACAAAAAAACACCGATCGAAGCAACCATCTTCCTGATGCTGCTCATCAGTCTGCTGTCCTCCAGGCGCAACGTTGTGAAGTTCTCCTATATCCACTTCTTCTATCTGCCGCTGATTACCGGCTCTATTCTGGTCACCATTCTGCTCTCACTCAAAAATGTGGATATACTCAATCTGCAGCCTGTCCTGATGCCCCCAAGCTTCCAGTTCTGGAAAGGGGTGCGGGAGGCCACCTACCTGTTCCAAAGCTCCTTCGTCATCGTACTGCTGATTCCATTCATGGAGAAGCCCGGGCATGCGGTTCGTGCGGGGGCCTGGGCCATCTTCCTGTCGGGAGCAATCTACGTGCTGATCGTCATTGCCTCTGTAGGGATATTCGGTGCCGAGGAGACCAAGCTGCTGATCTACCCTACCCTGGAGATGGCCCGTTCGGCGGCCTTTGGCGAGGGATTCCTGGAGCGGCTGGATGCGATCTTCATTATTATCTGGGTCATCTCTGTCTACACGACGATCTACACCACTTATTACATATCTGCCTATCTGCTGCACAAGCTGCTGCGGTTCCGCGACCAGCGGATGGCCTCCACGATTCTGCTGCCGGTAGTGTTCATCCTGGCTATGCTGCCTTCAAATGTGTTCGAATCTTACCGGTGGGCCCTTCACCTCGGCAATGCCGGCATGATGCTAATGTTCGGCTATCCGCTGCTGCTCTGGACGGTCTATCTGCTCAGACGCCACAAGAAGAAGGTGACCTCATGA